One genomic region from Sander lucioperca isolate FBNREF2018 chromosome 3, SLUC_FBN_1.2, whole genome shotgun sequence encodes:
- the LOC116043795 gene encoding adhesion G-protein coupled receptor G5-like, whose translation MEWWLLHWLVLSLVAHNITCMKPDLNLGRGDNPGVVTDKGNDKNPGLDKGNCKCLVLGKDNGKVKKTDQSCKEKKPEVSDTRLCMEEVNNILKNGSQNDTIIAMETLEQVLEETEFDETASLSVGGLVAILHKPKGPFKGLDIFATDDKATLNEAANSRVSVQLPRELDAGSNNTIVFCMLTWPERSGTLWGSSHELYESTLVGLCVRGKNISGLQERVNITVNLAGNGTTTSFNKSFTETLQPKCVFFNFSTQTYSPEGCITLWEFGQSHVTCSCDHLTYFGVLLVSADISPKDREILSYITLIGCSLSLLTLIITVLLFITNRKARADLSMKVHIHLVIALILLNLHFLPSQVAAQSSTGFCLYMALSLHYSLLATLIWMALEGFHLYLLLVRVFNIYIRKYLLKLSVVGWGIPAVIVSLVVIIDKSSYGRVPLDSANPNSTAICYILNDTVKMVTTVGVFCLVFIFNVFMLGVTVRRVVTLRQSKEFGPSDHDRAKRDIYTLLGVTTLLGITWGLVFFSFGYLTTAGLYLFCILNSLQGFFIFLWFVMSLRKTGNPAIMRSSETRSTNS comes from the exons ATGGAGTGGTGGCTCCTCCATTGGCTGGTCCTGTCTTTGGTGGCTCATAACATCACCTGTATGAAGCCTGATCTAAATTTAGGCCGGGGTGACAATCCAGGTGTAGTTACGGATAAGGGTAATGATAAAAATCCAGGTTTAGATAAGGGTAACTGTAAATGTTTAGTTTTAGGTAAGGATAACGgtaaggttaaaaaaacagatcAAAGTTGTAAGGAAAAGAAACCAG AGGTTTCAGACACCAGATTGTGTATGGAAGAAGTaaacaacattttgaaaaatggaaGCCAAAACGACACTATcat AGCCATGGAGACTCTAGAACAGGTTCTAGAAGAAACAGAGTTTGATGAGACTGCGAGCTTGTCTGTCGGCGGTTTGGTGGCCATTCTGCACAAACCCAAAGGCCCCTTCAAAGGACTTGACATTTTTGCCACTGATGATAAG GCAACATTAAACGAGGCTGCCAACAGCAGAGTGAGTGTTCAACTGCCGAGAGAGTTGGATGCTGGATCAAACAACACGATTGTGTTCTGCATGCTCACCTGGCCTGAAAGAAGCGGG ACCCTATGGGGAAGCTCACACGAATTATATGAGAGCACACTGGTTGGCCTGTGCGTGCGGGGCAAGAATATTTCAGGACTACAGGAGCGTGTCAACATCACAGTGAATCTTGCTGGAAATGGAACTACAACGTCATTCAACAAATCATTTACC GAAACCCTACAGCCCAAATGTGTGTTCTTTAACTTTTCAACACAGA CATATAGCCCTGAAGGCTGCATAACCCTGTGGGAATTTGGTCAGAGTCACGTCACCTGCTCCTGTGACCACCTCACATACTTCGGCGTGCTTTTG GTTTCTGCTGACATCTCACCTAAAGACCGGGAGATTCTGTCATAcatcactctgattggctgtagtCTTTCTCTGTTAACCCTGATCATCACTGTTCTACTCTTCATCACAAATAG AAAAGCCAGAGCAGATCTCTCTATGAAGGTCCACATCCACCTCGTCATTGCCCTGATCCTGCTCAACCTGCATTTCCTCCCCAGCCAGGTGGCAGCACAGTCCTCCACTGGCTTTTGCCTTTACATGGCCCTTTCTCTTCACTACTCCCTGCTGGCCACACTCATCTGGATGGCCCTGGAGGGGTTCCACCTCTACCTTCTCTTAGTCCGAGTCTTCAACATCTATATCAGGAAATACCTGCTCAAGCTCAGCGTGGTGGGATGGG GTATCCCAGCAGTCATTGTGTCCCTGGTGGTCATCATCGACAAAAGCTCGTATGGACGTGTCCCTCTGGACTCGGCTAACCCCAACAGCACCGCAAT aTGCTATATACTCAATGACACCGTGAAGATGGTGACTACAGTTGGAGTGTTTTGCTTGGTGTTCATCTTTAACGTGTTCATGTTAGGGGTGACAGTCAGACGCGTTGTGACTCTCCGCCAGAGCAAAGAG TTTGGGCCGAGTGACCATGACAGAGCCAAGCGAGACATCTATACCCTGCTGGGGGTCACCACTCTGCTCGGCATTACCTGGGGCCTGGTCTTCTTCTCATTTGGCTACCTGACCACTGCTGGCCTCTACCTCTTCTGCATCCTCAACTCACTGCAAG GTTTCTTCATCTTCCTGTGGTTTGTGATGTCTCTGAGAAAAACTGGAAACCCAGCTATTATGAGGAGTAGTGAAACACGCAGCACCAACAGCTAA
- the LOC116043794 gene encoding adhesion G-protein coupled receptor G5-like, which yields MVPLLLSMLLSTSLADQVCLNISDGNMTITMNNTNILDEAPGYVRCLKDTFPCLFQCTCNETLDIHCFDANVTIHDTWVDYSMTQKTSCSVYLCKNSTILPMIHSLASQDSEAGIMKLFYIRDSCQDLFSSDHEVKTAFISVERKMIHNIMGTSQIETGGSINYEMKGLSLNVLNFSEAELTNSEIKIEAPQLLPQNTSFIPDIWLPADALHTIPKEKRIIGLVSYMQHSQFKFKQEEISSMVLRIEVLDEHGLQDLETPIKMTFRAALHTAMDNDSWLQCHYLDERDWVWKTDGCETTATQTRITCNCNHATPFAVLLMRGPISEIHWQILSNISYIGCGLSAFFTALSLVIYVFGRNQKMDYSISIHVSLSGALLLLNTTFLLTEWGATVEPAWVCVFVAALMHYSLLCCFTWMAIEALHLYLLLIKVFNTYFKHYMVKLSLAGWGIPGVIVAVSVGMKDFKQFYGLTEMTMADTNQTNAICWITDDSYFYSLNLVYFTLIFIFNSGILLVVASNICKMKQVFRSTSKLRAEAQGKPLRDSEKFDNSCRSGLTVMGLTCLMGTTWGLAFLGSGYINYPILYLFCILNSAQGFFIFLWICLSAKKQRKRHMEDRLSSTPVKTSAVKFD from the exons ATGGTTCCCCTACTTTTATCGATGCTGCTGTCCACATCGCTGGCTGACCAAG TTTGTCTCAACATTTCAGATGGTAACATGACTATTACCATGAATAATACCAACATCCTTGATGAGGCGCCTGGTTATGTGAGATGCCTGAAGGATACATTCCCCTGTCTCTTTCAATGCACGTGCAACGAGACGTTGGACATTCATTGCTTTGACGCTAATGTCACAATACATGACACCTGGGTTGACTACAGCATGACACAAA AAACCAGTTGCAGTGTATACTTATGCAAGAACTCTACCATCTTGCCAATGATTCATTCTCTGGCTAGTCAAGACTCTGAAGCAGGCATAATGAAACTCTTCTACATAAGGGATTCATGTCAGGACCTCTTCAGTAGCGACCATGAAGTCAAGACAGCCTTTATTAG tgtGGAAAGAAAGATGATTCATAACATCATGGGAACATCCCAGATTGAGACTGGAGGCTCCATTAACTATGAAATGAAGGGCTTGTCTCTGAATGTGCTCAACTTCAGTGAGGCTGAGCTCACCAACTCTGAAATCAAGATAGAAGCTCCACAG CTGCTGCCTCAGAACACATCATTTATCCCTGACATTTGGCTGCCTGCAGATGCCCTACACACCATCCCAAAGGAGAAGAGGATTATTGGTTTGGTCAGCTACATGCAGCACAGCCAGTTCAAA TTTAAACAGGAAGAAATCTCATCAATGGTCCTCAGAATCGAGGTACTGGACGAACACGGCCTTCAGGATCTGGAGACGCCAATCAAGATGACTTTCAGAGCTGCTCTTCACACAGCTATGGAT AATGACTCATGGTTACAGTGTCACTATTTAGATGAACGTG ATTGGGTCTGGAAAACAGATGGATGTGAGACCACCGCTACCCAAACTCGCATTACTTGCAACTGTAACCATGCAACACCCTTTGCAGTCCTACTG ATGAGAGGCCCAATTTCAGAAATCCACTGGCAAATCCTGTCGAACATCAGTTACATCGGCTGCGGCCTGTCTGCGTTCTTCACTGCTTTGTCCCTTGTGATATATGTCTTTGGTCG AAACCAGAAAATGGATTACTCCATCTCTATCCATGTATCTCTGAGCGGGGCCTTGCTTCTGCTCAATACAACCTTCCTGCTGACCGAGTGGGGGGCCACGGTAGAGCCagcctgggtgtgtgtgtttgtcgcCGCTCTCATGCATTACTCCTTGCTCTGCTGTTTCACCTGGATGGCCATAGAGGCACTTCACCTCTATCTACTGCTGATTAAGGTGTTTAACACCTACTTCAAACACTACATGGTCAAACTGTCTCTGGCTGGATGGG GAATCCCTGGTGTAATCGTGGCAGTCTCTGTGGGAATGAAGGACTTCAAACAGTTTTATGGACTTACAGAAATGACCATGGCTGATACTAACCAAACCAACGCCAT CTGCTGGATCACAGATGACTCCTACTTCTACTCCTTGAACCTGGTGTATTTCACCCTTATATTCATTTTCAACTCTGGCATATTGTTGGTCGTGGCCTCTAACATCTGCAAAATGAAGCAAGTCTTCAGGAGCACTTCAAAGCTTAGAGCAGAGGCTCAGGGAAAGCCTTTGAGAGACTCCGAGAAGTTCGACAATTCGTGCAGGAGTGGCCTCACCGTGATGGGTCTTACCTGTCTGATGGGGACCACCTGGGGCCTGGCCTTCCTGGGCTCAGGATATATCAACTACCCCATCCTCTACCTCTTCTGCATCCTCAACTCTGCACAAG GTTTCTTTATTTTCCTGTGGATCTGTCTGTCAGCAAAGAAGCAGAGGAAGAGACACATGGAGGACAGACTGAGTTCAACTCCTGTGAAGACTTCAGCAGTCAAATTTGATTAG